A genomic window from Candidatus Bathyarchaeota archaeon includes:
- a CDS encoding type II/IV secretion system ATPase subunit, whose amino-acid sequence MDREDKTKRSPSEKELEASKITKGNFKNIANFMLQLKNRLNLTPKKNIAKSKFYKRKSSKIVASIEADNDLAIQEDTNQEDVVEKYVLKEPFVFVKIVKEKQRGNLLYKIEEPSLNENETLALARLKRILNEVIELKPDEMNSKENAETYLKKLAADILNNYHFKISEEQKEKLLYYIVRDNLGFGKIDPLMQDDLIEDISCDGVNVPLYIWHRQYESIVTNLKFDNIPELDLIALRLAYMCGSHVSIAHPLLDASLPDGSRINLTFGTEITRKGSTFTIRKFKEDPFTISDLIDFGTLSKEMAAYLWYAIENRISILVAGGIAAGKTTLLNCLSMLIKPDLKVVSIEDTPELNLPHENWIPAATRTIFGNKESEEITLFDLLKASLRQRPDYIIVGEIRGEEAYTLFQAVSTGHLGMSTIHAESAESAVYRLESAPMNIPRTLIAGIDIILVQKKVEFKGKPVRKTVAATEIVGLDPRSGEILTNETYQWNPVEDTFDFTGRSYILENIAEKKGIKIEQIQEELQNRAKLIEWMQKNHIRRHRDVSDIIRYYISKPEFFKNEVLKNE is encoded by the coding sequence TTGGATCGTGAAGATAAAACAAAGAGGTCACCCTCTGAAAAAGAGTTGGAAGCTTCAAAAATAACTAAAGGTAATTTTAAAAATATTGCTAATTTTATGCTGCAACTAAAAAATAGATTGAATCTTACTCCTAAGAAAAACATTGCAAAATCTAAATTTTATAAAAGAAAATCTTCAAAGATAGTTGCTTCAATTGAGGCAGATAATGATCTTGCAATTCAAGAGGATACAAATCAAGAAGATGTTGTTGAAAAATATGTTCTAAAAGAACCGTTTGTTTTTGTAAAAATTGTTAAAGAAAAACAAAGAGGCAACCTACTATACAAAATTGAAGAGCCTTCATTGAATGAAAATGAAACTCTTGCATTAGCTCGTCTAAAACGAATACTAAACGAAGTTATTGAATTAAAACCCGATGAAATGAATTCAAAAGAAAATGCTGAAACTTACCTCAAAAAATTAGCCGCTGACATTTTAAATAATTATCATTTCAAAATTTCTGAAGAGCAAAAAGAAAAACTTCTTTACTACATAGTCAGAGACAATCTTGGTTTTGGAAAAATTGATCCTTTAATGCAAGATGATTTAATTGAAGACATTTCATGTGACGGCGTTAACGTTCCCCTCTATATATGGCACAGACAGTATGAATCAATTGTTACTAACTTAAAATTTGATAATATTCCTGAACTAGATTTAATAGCCTTAAGATTAGCCTACATGTGTGGAAGTCATGTTTCAATAGCCCATCCCTTATTAGATGCTTCTTTACCTGATGGAAGCAGAATAAACTTAACTTTTGGAACAGAAATAACGCGAAAAGGTTCAACATTTACTATTCGAAAATTCAAAGAAGATCCTTTCACTATTAGTGATTTAATTGATTTTGGAACTTTATCAAAAGAAATGGCAGCCTATCTATGGTATGCTATTGAAAATCGAATATCTATACTTGTTGCAGGAGGAATAGCAGCAGGAAAAACAACGCTGCTCAACTGTTTGAGCATGCTCATAAAACCGGACCTAAAAGTTGTGTCAATTGAAGACACTCCTGAATTAAACTTGCCTCATGAAAACTGGATTCCAGCAGCTACTAGAACCATTTTTGGTAACAAGGAATCTGAAGAAATTACTTTGTTTGATTTGCTAAAAGCATCCCTAAGACAAAGGCCTGACTACATAATTGTAGGCGAAATTAGAGGTGAAGAAGCATACACGCTTTTCCAAGCAGTAAGCACAGGCCATCTAGGAATGTCAACAATACACGCAGAATCTGCTGAGTCTGCAGTTTACAGGCTTGAATCAGCCCCAATGAATATTCCCCGAACCCTAATAGCAGGTATTGACATAATTTTAGTTCAGAAAAAAGTTGAATTCAAAGGCAAACCTGTTCGCAAAACCGTGGCTGCAACAGAAATTGTAGGTCTAGATCCCCGTTCAGGTGAAATATTAACCAACGAAACATATCAATGGAATCCTGTTGAAGACACTTTTGATTTTACTGGTCGAAGTTATATTCTTGAAAATATTGCTGAAAAAAAAGGAATAAAAATAGAACAAATCCAAGAAGAACTCCAAAACAGAGCAAAACTAATCGAGTGGATGCAAAAAAACCATATTCGAAGACACCGAGATGTGTCAGACATCATTCGTTACTACATTTCAAAGCCAGAATTCTTTAAAAATGAGGTTTTAAAAAATGAATAA
- a CDS encoding type II secretion system F family protein yields the protein MNKKFLSFLLTLTEKLPKFLTSNLNSLQNDLAKISKTSFEVYLGLLTFTVLVAGITTFSVSLIIIVSFLSLLQALIVSILLGICAGLISVGSFYLYANLKIYSTARKIDVNLPLISNFMAVLANSGMPPERILRSLGNVGDEFGVGEEIRRAVGDVELLGKDLKGALRNASARSSSSKFASLLNGVISTAHVGGDLDAFLREKANVYMKARRLSMKNFLENLNSIAEVYVSFMIALPLTLIIMLSVMSFIGGGVAVFGNLDPYILLMILTFIITPAGVCILLLTVDSLTPPR from the coding sequence ATGAATAAAAAATTTCTTTCTTTTTTGTTGACTTTGACTGAAAAACTTCCAAAGTTTTTAACCTCAAACCTAAATAGTTTGCAAAATGATTTGGCTAAAATTTCAAAAACTAGTTTTGAAGTTTATCTAGGTTTGCTTACATTTACAGTTCTAGTTGCAGGAATCACTACGTTTTCTGTTTCATTGATTATTATTGTATCGTTTTTATCTCTATTACAAGCATTGATTGTTTCAATTCTTCTAGGAATATGTGCAGGACTGATTTCCGTAGGTTCTTTCTATTTGTATGCAAACCTTAAGATTTATTCGACTGCCCGCAAGATTGATGTGAACCTTCCTTTGATCTCAAATTTCATGGCAGTATTGGCAAATTCCGGGATGCCCCCCGAACGGATTTTGCGTTCTCTTGGCAATGTTGGAGATGAATTTGGAGTTGGTGAAGAAATCCGACGGGCAGTAGGAGATGTTGAACTTTTAGGAAAGGATCTAAAAGGTGCACTAAGAAATGCTTCAGCAAGATCTTCTTCTTCAAAATTTGCATCGTTGCTTAACGGTGTAATTAGCACAGCCCATGTAGGGGGGGATTTAGACGCATTTTTAAGAGAAAAAGCAAACGTCTACATGAAAGCACGCAGGTTGTCAATGAAAAATTTCTTAGAGAATCTTAACAGCATTGCCGAAGTATATGTTAGTTTCATGATTGCTCTTCCCTTGACATTAATCATAATGCTTTCAGTAATGTCTTTTATTGGTGGAGGAGTAGCTGTATTCGGAAACTTAGACCCATACATTCTCTTAATGATTTTAACTTTTATTATTACTCCTGCTGGGGTTTGCATACTCCTTCTAACAGTTGATTCCCTTACTCCGCCGAGGTGA
- a CDS encoding DUF87 domain-containing protein, translating to MDLSKIRMKENIGMVINDTNTTQFSFIISPLKDRVHAEKNDYVCVDHPTKGSSSQILGIITEIRCYEQVAGGTIGVKVGRMMAVTKIIGYINTKDETNKIIELNTPPNPGSRVHLIYSEFLVKVFNVNLHGSPFKIPLQLGESIFKAINQKEDSKTIEYYLDFTNFVNSHSLISSMDTVGKTEAATILAEEINKKTDQPLIIFDPYGEYENVISQNKSCEIVNLTEAKEIKLEIISKIESKKIVVVTTKNLTPEKKRKIYSKYLQFLWNAKLEGKIPNFTLFIENPEKIDSVALEQIVYEGTKYGIAIILICKQPSALGTNIIVQMSTQIIGRTNDDEYLDYLLRISPKEATKITELQPNQWMVISDSQQPVSYVTLRKVSKK from the coding sequence TTGGACCTATCAAAGATCAGAATGAAAGAAAACATTGGCATGGTAATTAATGATACAAACACGACTCAATTTAGTTTTATAATAAGCCCATTAAAAGATAGGGTTCATGCAGAAAAAAACGATTACGTATGTGTTGATCACCCAACAAAGGGCAGTTCTTCGCAAATTCTAGGAATTATCACAGAAATCAGATGCTACGAACAAGTAGCAGGAGGGACAATCGGCGTAAAGGTTGGAAGAATGATGGCAGTAACCAAAATAATTGGATACATAAACACTAAAGATGAAACAAACAAAATTATTGAACTAAATACGCCCCCTAATCCTGGAAGTCGAGTTCATTTAATATATTCTGAGTTTCTGGTCAAAGTCTTTAACGTTAATCTCCATGGCAGTCCTTTCAAAATTCCTTTGCAGTTAGGAGAATCCATTTTTAAAGCAATAAACCAGAAAGAAGATAGCAAAACAATCGAATACTATTTGGATTTTACAAATTTTGTTAACTCTCATTCATTGATATCCTCGATGGACACTGTTGGAAAAACTGAAGCAGCAACAATTCTTGCTGAAGAAATCAATAAAAAAACCGATCAACCCCTAATCATTTTTGACCCTTATGGCGAATACGAAAATGTTATTTCCCAAAACAAAAGTTGTGAAATCGTTAATTTAACAGAAGCTAAAGAAATCAAACTTGAAATAATATCAAAAATTGAATCCAAAAAGATAGTTGTAGTAACCACAAAAAACTTAACTCCTGAAAAGAAAAGAAAAATTTATTCAAAATATCTTCAGTTTCTTTGGAACGCTAAACTTGAAGGGAAAATACCTAATTTCACGTTGTTTATTGAAAATCCAGAAAAAATCGATTCAGTAGCCTTAGAACAAATCGTTTATGAAGGAACAAAATATGGAATTGCAATAATACTAATATGCAAACAGCCATCTGCACTGGGCACAAATATTATTGTACAAATGAGCACCCAAATAATAGGTAGGACAAATGATGACGAGTACCTTGATTATCTTTTGAGGATATCCCCTAAAGAAGCAACTAAAATAACAGAACTTCAACCCAACCAATGGATGGTCATTTCCGATAGTCAACAACCAGTTTCATATGTTACATTAAGAAAAGTTTCTAAAAAATAG
- a CDS encoding type II secretion system F family protein, protein MRKISSKIKKLTFALSVIVVLVILAWSAIFDGQIFSTYSNEIFLVSILILLIPSAILDYHHQKWIDGIENQMPLLVRGISESQETGLTIVKAFEKIADNKLISEPLASEVKKITVQMAWGTSFEDALINFKERVGSSIVNRFCALVLEASNAGGSIKKVFTATSGFMEEMNEMDRETSTQMKPYILVIYAAFGVFIITAAILVQSFFSPLEGFQSIMSDVAIGNTDQFADFFYKNMLVSAVFGGLMAGKLSTRRIIGGLKHGALLSVLGYAIFLVLIPPTWMVLA, encoded by the coding sequence TTGAGAAAAATTTCTTCCAAAATAAAAAAATTGACGTTTGCATTATCCGTTATAGTAGTCTTGGTTATTCTGGCATGGTCAGCAATTTTTGATGGTCAAATATTTTCTACTTACTCCAATGAAATTTTTCTTGTTTCCATTTTGATACTGTTAATACCTTCAGCGATATTGGATTATCATCATCAAAAATGGATAGACGGCATAGAAAACCAGATGCCGTTGCTGGTTCGAGGAATATCTGAATCTCAAGAAACTGGTTTAACAATCGTTAAAGCGTTTGAAAAAATTGCAGATAACAAACTAATAAGTGAACCCTTAGCAAGTGAGGTAAAAAAAATTACTGTTCAAATGGCTTGGGGCACCTCATTTGAAGATGCGTTAATCAATTTTAAAGAAAGAGTAGGCTCCTCTATTGTAAATAGGTTCTGCGCCCTTGTTTTAGAAGCCAGCAATGCCGGAGGATCAATAAAAAAGGTTTTCACAGCAACATCAGGTTTCATGGAAGAAATGAACGAAATGGACCGAGAAACTTCAACTCAGATGAAACCCTATATTCTTGTGATCTATGCAGCATTTGGGGTCTTTATTATAACTGCTGCTATTTTGGTGCAATCCTTTTTTTCTCCCCTTGAAGGTTTTCAAAGCATAATGAGTGATGTAGCAATAGGAAATACCGATCAGTTTGCAGATTTCTTTTACAAAAATATGCTTGTTTCAGCAGTCTTTGGAGGTCTAATGGCTGGAAAATTAAGCACACGAAGAATAATAGGTGGCCTTAAACATGGTGCTTTGCTCTCAGTGTTAGGCTATGCAATATTTTTGGTTTTAATTCCACCTACTTGGATGGTGTTAGCATGA